In the genome of Raphanus sativus cultivar WK10039 chromosome 9, ASM80110v3, whole genome shotgun sequence, the window ATGTAATATCAGCGGAGGTTAAGAAAGggtaacaaaaacaaaacaaaaatgaagagAAAAGATAGCTGATCTGGTAAATGACCTATGAAGAGATTCTGTTTTCTTCTACTTTCTATTCATATATCCgaggaaacaaaaagaaaagtcaaTTAAGCAAAGAAATTCTCGCTCTGCCCTAATTTCCTGGCCAAACGgtaaaaatattaagttaacgAAGAGACGACTAATAACTTATAAGTCAACTAGTAAAGCCATATTTTTATAAGTCGCGAGTCTTGAGTCTGTCTGTATTCGTCCACTATGCGTAGGAGTTATTGTGCATAAAAGACAACTACTTGttgcgcaaaaaaaaaaaaagacaactaCTTTTGTTTTTCTATCTGTGTCTGTGTGGTGTACGTCTCCAAGAAGAAATAAGCTTGTCAAGTTAACTTCCGGCGAAGTAATCCGACAATGCGAGCTTCAACAGTTTCACTCTGTTGTGTTGTTCTGATTCAGCTGTTTGCTGGTCTAACCGATGCTCGATCTAGTAGTCCATGGCAAACACTCAGTGGTGAGAGTGATCTCACTTTATATCTCTTTCTTTAAGCATGAATGTCTGGGAAAAATAGGAGAAAACAGTATTTGAACTTTCTTTTAATAGATGTGTTGTAGAAGTTGGGATACTCATAGAAATTATCTTCTCTTAAAATAACTTGTGTGGttactttctcttttttttttttaacaggtgATGCTCCTCTTGTGATTGCTCGTGGTGGGTTTTCTGGATTGTTTCCAGATTCGAGTAGTGCTGCTTATGGTTTGGCAGTGCAGACAAGTGTACCCGGTGTTGTTCTATGGTGTGATGTTCAACTAACCAAAGATGGAGCTGGGATTTGCTTTCCTGACTTGAAACTAAACAATGCTTCAACTGTTGAATACGTTTATCCAAATCGCCAAAAATCTTACCCAGTTAATGGAATCTCTACACAGGGGGTGTTCACCATCGATTTCTCCTTGACAGATCTCAGTAATGTTACTTGTAAGTTTTTATGACTCAGTTACAGTttctgtaaaataaaataaaaagaattttgtgtgttttttctttagttctcacaaatgtctttggttttttttttttttgctttcacATGTTTGAAGTGATCCGAGGAATACTATCTCGAACAGAAAAATTCGATGGAATGTATCCCATTTTGACGGTTGAAGATGTTACTACGCAAATAAAACCAGAAagtttttggttaaatgtaCAGCACGATGCCTTCTACACGCAGCAGAATTTAAGCATGGCCAGTTTTCTGATATCAGCTTCAAGAACTGTTTCCATTGACTACATCTCTTCCCCTGAAGTGAATTTCTTTACAAACATAACTGGACGTTTCGGGGGTAACGGACCTATCTTCGTGTTCCAGTTTCTTGGAACAGAAGATTTTGAGCCGACAACAAACCGAACTTACGGTTCTATCTTGAGTAACCTGACTTTTGTCAAGACATTTGCTTCAGGGATTCTTGTCCCAAAGTCATACATATTGCCCCTTAATGACAAGCAGTACTTGCAGCCTCCTACATCCTTAGTTCAAGATGCTCACAAGGCAGGATTACAAGTATTTGTGTCAGGTTTTGTCAATGATAATGATATTGCTCACGACTATAGTTCGGATCCGGTGTCTGAGTATCTATCTTTTGTGGACAATGGAAATTTTTCTGTTGATGGTGTGCTCTCTGATTTTCCCATAACTGCATCTTCAGCCATTGGTAAGCAAAATCTTTCCAAGATGTTTATTTATCTCCTTGAAACACATTACTCGAAATGCTCAAATCATTCATACTCTTTCATATTTTCCTCAAGACTGCTTCTCCCACCTTGGCAGAAACGCTATAAAACAAGGTAGTAAGAGTAAttactttatataattaatttcttaCTTGTAGAAAATAGACATACCTATAGTTGACTTGACTCTATCAAATGGTTCATGCTTCAGTTGATTTTCTTGTTATTTCAAAAAATGGAGCGAGTGGGGACTATCCTGGAAGTACAGACTTGGCATATGATAATGCTATCAAAGATGGTGCTGATGTGATCGACTGCTCAGTCCAGATGTCCAGCGATGGTATACCTTTTTGCTCAAGTTCAATAGATCTTTTTAACAGCACAATGATCTCCCAAACACCTTTCGCGCGACGCTCAACACATGTTCCTGAGATTAGTTCAAATGGTGGGATATACACTTTTAGTCTCACGTGGGCTGAGATCAGGAACTTGACTCGTAAGTTTCCAACTCTTACTTAACTTAAAAGGTTAATTACATCTAACAATTTACACACTCTCAGCTTGATACTTAAAGGTCAAAATTACATACCTTGGTAGTTAAGataaatattctctattctttttgtGCAGCTGCGATTTCAAACCCCTACAGTGTATACAGTATGTTCAGGAATCCTACTGAGAAAAATTCTGGAAAGCTTATTTTGCTTTCTCAGTTCCTAAACTTGGCAAAGAATTCAACTTCGCTCTCAGGTGTTTTGATCAGTGTAGAGGTGAGTTCTCCTACCTGTTAATATTATTCTCTccagttttcaaaaataattcattttaacatttttcacacaaattaaaagAATGATTAAAtgcatttatgttttcattaattatatatattgaaccaatattatttgatataaataaaattatttataagatgaatGTAACTACAATTAATACTAACatgaaagtaaatataatttatattgaaatcctaaaatgacacttttgtgtaataagaaaaaaatgataaaatgacatttttaaaCAATAGAGAGTATTATTATAACAATCAGACTATGACGTCTTCAAATTAATGGCAAAGCCACTTTTATTGCTGTCTTTCAGAATGCAGTGTACTTGAGAGAGAAGCAAGGGCTCGACGTGGTCAAAGCGGTTCTTGATAGCCTTATGGAAACTGGATATAGCAATGGAACAACCAAAACAAAGGTCATGATTCAGTCAACGAACAGCTCGGTTCTTGTGGACTTCAAGAAGCAGAGCAATTATGAGACTGTCTACAAAGTGGAAGAAAAAATTGTTGATATTAGTGATTCTGCTATCGAAGACATAAAGAAATTTGCTAATGCTGTTGTCATTGGAAAAACATCAgtcttttctttatttgattCTTTCATCACTAGGCAAACCAAGGTTGTGGAGAAGCTCCAGAAGTCTAAGCTCCCGGTTTATGTGGAACTGTTCCAGAACGAGTTTGTATCTCAAGCATATGACTTCTTCTCTGATCCAACCGTCGAGATAAACTCATATATCCTTGGAGCCGGTACAAATGGAATCATCACAGAGTTCCCTTTCACAGCCGCAAGATACAAAAGTAAGTAGCCCCAAACTTCCAGAACCAAATGTTTCACAACAATGCCTAACTTTGTTTCTCTTCTGCAGGGAATCGATGTTTGAGTGAAAAAGAACTTCCAGTTTACATGGGCCCTGTTCCACCCGGTACTTTTGTACAACTTCTTAATGCCTTACCTCCAGCCCAAGCTCCAATCCCGGTTTTCACAGATGATGATCTAATTGAGCCACCACTACCTCCGGTTACAGCAAAATCCCCAACCTTAGCTCCTGGAATCTCATCAACCAATGCACAACCACCTAGGCCGAGCGGACAAACTCGACTAACTCTGTCTCTTCGCCTCTCTGTTTTTGCTTCTCTTCTACTTATGTGATCAACCCTTGATCTAATCACCTCTTTGTTCATAAGGTCTTCTACCCTCGTAATTATTTTCCCTGTTGTGACTTAAGTCAAATCTTTCCCTTGTGAGTTGTGAGCCGTTGTGATTCTTTGTCGTGCCAACTTCTGTAGATTCactttaaatattaatttgctGTGTTATATTCTGATCGGTTTTATATCAAGTCAATGTCAGAAGTATGGACACAAGTATCCCACATAATAGCGAGTTGCTAACTTATGCAACAGGATTTGCATCCGAGAGGAAGGGATCGACCCATGCACCCACAATATAGACTGCAACAGTCCCAAATAAATATTCAAGAGCCCAACGTCTACATTTTTCACTCCGGATCTGACTGACTCGGTTCCAATTATTTTTATACTCTATGCTCGACTTTACAAAGCAACttcttcataatttttaattctTCATTTGTTTTTGCGCATAAGCATAATGCAAGAGATCTCTCTGAACATGAATCACTTTGTTATGTTGAGAACTCTGCAAATTAAacttgaaaatgttaaaaactaGAGAGAAAATTCGATTGAGGCAAATTATCAAAGCTAACGCAGTGAATCAACTTTTAATTGATGGtcagaaaagaaaattttctttttctgattgACTAGGAGTGAATACATAGGCTGTATGACCTGCTCAAATTTACCTTAAAAACAACTCTGCAATTTCAAAGTGTCAATTGTAATATTTAAAGATTGAATCAACAACAGGGATTGGGATCACTCAATAGACTAATAAATATCAGACTAAGCTAGGTCTGAATAGTTGTAATGCAGTAAATATCACTAAGTAAGTCAGTTATAAGATAAGCGGAGGAAGAGTTAGATTTAGGAAAATCAATCAGATATTTCAGTTAATAGATGCCAATGGTTTATGAAGAACTTTTCTAGAACTCAAATTACAATAATCAAATCAATCAGCTTTTAGCTATGAAACTATCTATGTTTAGATGCTAGAATCTCAAATTTCTTTGTGAATTCAAATAAttaagacaagcattaaaatcaGTTTTGATATGTTcactaaatatataaaccattttCTGCCAATATGTATTTAGCTAATCAAGATTATTTCAGGAACTCAATAATACTATTGTGTCTATTAATTATCCTATAATGTAGATTTTAGGTTGTCAATCCAAAACTAACATTAAGAACAATCAAGATGAGGAATTCTTTACACCAAACAAAGATGAAGAATTCTATAGATAACCCTTGTAATTCTATTAAATTTAGCAATTCATCCTCAAACCATAAAAACCTTAAATATTACTGTTGGTTTGTTCAGACATGATCAATGAACACATAATCAAACTCATAATAAATTGCACTAATATAAAGATAGAAATACTGGAGTTCTAAATTAATCTCTGAAGGAATTCTGATTCTTCTTTCCAAACCTCTCTAAAAGTAAATAAAGAGCCTTAACAAATCAGTATATGTAAGGTTTAAAGAAGGGGAAAATCTGATATgttgcatatttacatgtttttaaccATCATTTCTTGTACATAATGATCATGTAAATTAAGAATTAAGCATCTTTAGAGTCCATATTGCATGCATTGTCCTTATTAGGTGTTGGAGTGTGCTATGGAGATCTTGGAGGTATTTGAAGCCATTCCAGGTCAAGAAGAAGTGTATATTGAGTTATGGTCGAGCTCAGATGGATCAAGGCACACAGCGGGTTCTTGCAGCGGGTTGAAGATGTAGCTGTATGTGGAGCGTGGTTCAGAGCGGGTCTTGGCAGCGACCTCATCAAGCCACTCCCATTTCCCATCAGCTCTCGACCATAAAGCACCAGTCCCAAGTACTAGAGCGAGTGGATGGCAGCGACATTGGAGAGTCACTCTACACCAAACGAGCAGTGGAGCGGCTACATAGAGCGACTTGATGTACCCACTCCACACATGGAATGATCATCCAAGTCTCATCAAAGCGTCTAAGCACTAGAGCGACCAATGGCAGCGGGAAAAGGAAGTAGCTGTGCTTCACACGACATCCAAAGCGGGTGAGTGCAGCGAGCAAAGGAAGCAGCTGTGGTTCACACGACATCCAGAGCGGGTTTGTGCAGCGGCTGAGATCACCCACTCCAGAGTATTTCCTTGgtcgattttagtagttttgaAAGGGCATTTTAGACTTTTCTATGGAAACCATTAGGTTTTCCAAAGACCATATAAATACTCTTGTAACCCAAAAGTTGGGACTAATCTTGTTTTCTCTCTAAACACATtgctattttggtgaaagatTCAATATTTagcttcttttcatctttatttcttgtttttattgatcaatcttgaccactaagcatgattaaccttaaATCATCCATaggttttgggttattcatgtctattagtgagtagttaccttttggattcatgggctagggtgattagggtgattaagtgaagatctagtatgtttagtgttagatctcttgtttccttgcttgtctacttctcttaatgctagattaaggTTGGTCTCTTTaatctagagctctagacattttccacccacaaggtgtttgatgaaatgtctgaaccaagtagagcttgctctaaactttCCTTAccaaagaccattgtgttaagggagtttagatagttaatagactcatcTCTAATGATTGCTTtgatcttttaggctcaaaaACCTTTGATGTCTAGATGATTAAAGCAAATtagcattcttcttgaccatctGCAAGAACCcgctcaaagacctttgatgtctagGTGACTTTaagtgttctagacttaaggaagtcttttgattgaaagtttgccacctttagattggattttaatcacttaaagtcaaatgcctagccccatgagtcctattgtccttgattgattgaaagcttgttttttattgcattttagcatagttctagttcatatcatcattcaaaacctgtttgcacttagattaagcatgtATTTGTATTCTCAGTGTATTGAAATAacctaggattggttcgacatctcatatactacttcatttgatagggacccttgaaaagtcctATTATCAAAATCgtataaaaaaccctcaaagtgtcacttactagcactttaaaccttgaagttttttcactaacacttttaaccttcaaaataacttttgtatcataaaaaacctccaaagcaAAATGTTGACCTGTtgagcaggtaatttttcaaaaataattgtttaattaataaaataaccaaaataaataaattaaaataataaataaaaatcaaaacttttaataattttcacaaaaatgaaaacataataaaaatttgaattaaaattttagaatattaaataattttctaaaattttaacaaaataaaaataactaaaaatttaataataaataagattaaatttaaatagagaagaactaaataaaaatttcataaatgttttttaaaaaatagaaaattcaaaatagttttttttagttataatattttttcaaaaaatatattataccatCGTGGACGAtaacaatttcaaatatatcactagtgacgatgatggtttctgatttttgtttaatttcatAATGTGAGTTTGTGCAAAGCCAAACTCACATTATGTGGACGAACCTAAGGGCAACCCCaacggggggggggggggtgtttaaaaatcaaaagtatCGCAAAAAGCGAAATCAGAAACCGATCGTTTCTATGCTACCAACcccaaaagaaaaatgttaCATACCCCTTTTAcacatgtttctttttatt includes:
- the LOC108823377 gene encoding glycerophosphodiester phosphodiesterase GDPDL3-like isoform X1, encoding MRASTVSLCCVVLIQLFAGLTDARSSSPWQTLSGDAPLVIARGGFSGLFPDSSSAAYGLAVQTSVPGVVLWCDVQLTKDGAGICFPDLKLNNASTVEYVYPNRQKSYPVNGISTQGVFTIDFSLTDLSNVTLIRGILSRTEKFDGMYPILTVEDVTTQIKPESFWLNVQHDAFYTQQNLSMASFLISASRTVSIDYISSPEVNFFTNITGRFGGNGPIFVFQFLGTEDFEPTTNRTYGSILSNLTFVKTFASGILVPKSYILPLNDKQYLQPPTSLVQDAHKAGLQVFVSGFVNDNDIAHDYSSDPVSEYLSFVDNGNFSVDGVLSDFPITASSAIDCFSHLGRNAIKQVDFLVISKNGASGDYPGSTDLAYDNAIKDGADVIDCSVQMSSDGIPFCSSSIDLFNSTMISQTPFARRSTHVPEISSNGGIYTFSLTWAEIRNLTPAISNPYSVYSMFRNPTEKNSGKLILLSQFLNLAKNSTSLSGVLISVENAVYLREKQGLDVVKAVLDSLMETGYSNGTTKTKVMIQSTNSSVLVDFKKQSNYETVYKVEEKIVDISDSAIEDIKKFANAVVIGKTSVFSLFDSFITRQTKVVEKLQKSKLPVYVELFQNEFVSQAYDFFSDPTVEINSYILGAGTNGIITEFPFTAARYKRNRCLSEKELPVYMGPVPPGTFVQLLNALPPAQAPIPVFTDDDLIEPPLPPVTAKSPTLAPGISSTNAQPPRPSGQTRLTLSLRLSVFASLLLM
- the LOC108823377 gene encoding glycerophosphodiester phosphodiesterase GDPDL3-like isoform X2, with product MRASTVSLCCVVLIQLFAGLTDARSSSPWQTLSGDAPLVIARGGFSGLFPDSSSAAYGLAVQTSVPGVVLWCDVQLTKDGAGICFPDLKLNNASTVEYVYPNRQKSYPVNGISTQGVFTIDFSLTDLSNVTLIRGILSRTEKFDGMYPILTVEDVTTQIKPESFWLNVQHDAFYTQQNLSMASFLISASRTVSIDYISSPEVNFFTNITGRFGGNGPIFVFQFLGTEDFEPTTNRTYGSILSNLTFVKTFASGILVPKSYILPLNDKQYLQPPTSLVQDAHKAGLQVFVSGFVNDNDIAHDYSSDPVSEYLSFVDNGNFSVDGVLSDFPITASSAIDCFSHLGRNAIKQASGDYPGSTDLAYDNAIKDGADVIDCSVQMSSDGIPFCSSSIDLFNSTMISQTPFARRSTHVPEISSNGGIYTFSLTWAEIRNLTPAISNPYSVYSMFRNPTEKNSGKLILLSQFLNLAKNSTSLSGVLISVENAVYLREKQGLDVVKAVLDSLMETGYSNGTTKTKVMIQSTNSSVLVDFKKQSNYETVYKVEEKIVDISDSAIEDIKKFANAVVIGKTSVFSLFDSFITRQTKVVEKLQKSKLPVYVELFQNEFVSQAYDFFSDPTVEINSYILGAGTNGIITEFPFTAARYKRNRCLSEKELPVYMGPVPPGTFVQLLNALPPAQAPIPVFTDDDLIEPPLPPVTAKSPTLAPGISSTNAQPPRPSGQTRLTLSLRLSVFASLLLM